The Mustela lutreola isolate mMusLut2 chromosome 3, mMusLut2.pri, whole genome shotgun sequence genome includes a region encoding these proteins:
- the GBX2 gene encoding homeobox protein GBX-2 produces MSAAFPPSLMMMQRPLGSSTAFSIDSLIGSPPQPSPGHFVYTGYPMFMPYRPVVLPPPPPPPPALPQAALQPALPPAHPHHQIPSLPTGFCSSLAQGMALTSTLMATLPGGFSASPQHQEAAAARKFAPQPLPGGGNFDKAEALQADTEDGKGFLAKEGSLLAFSAAEAVQASLVGAVRGQGKDESKLEDDPKGKEESFSLESDLDYSSDDNLTGQAAHKEEDPGHALEETPPSGGAAGSTTSTGKNRRRRTAFTSEQLLELEKEFHCKKYLSLTERSQIAHALKLSEVQVKIWFQNRRAKWKRVKAGNANSKTGEPSRNPKIVVPIPVHVSRFAIRSQHQQLEQARP; encoded by the exons ATGAGCGCAGCGTTCCCGCCGTCGCTGATGATGATGCAGCGCCCGCTGGGGAGTAGTACCGCCTTCAGCATAGACTCGCTGATCGGCAGCCCGCCGCAGCCCAGCCCCGGCCATTTCGTCTACACCGGCTATCCCATGTTTATGCCCTACCGGCCGGTggtgctgccgccgccgccgccgccgccacccgcGCTGCCCCAGGCCGCGCTGCAGCCCGCGCTGCCGCCCGCGCACCCTCACCACCAGATCCCCAGCCTGCCCACCGGTTTCTGCTCCAGCTTGGCGCAGGGCATGGCGCTCACCTCCACGCTCATGGCTACGCTGCCTGGAGGCTTCTCTGCGTCTCCCCAGCACCAGGAGGCGGCGGCCGCCCGCAAGTTCGCGCCGCAGCCGCTGCCGGGTGGCGGCAACTTCGACAAGGCGGAGGCGCTGCAAGCCGACACTGAGGACGGCAAAGGCTTCCTGGCCAAGGAGGGCTCGTTGCTTGCCTTCTCCGCGGCCGAGGCTGTGCAGGCGTCGCTCG TCGGGGCTGTCAGAGGGCAAGGGAAAGACGAGTCAAAGCTGGAAGACGACCCGAAGGGCAAGGAGGAGAGTTTCTCACTGGAGAGTGATCTGGACTACAGCTCGGATGACAATCTGACTGGCCAGGCGGCTCACAAGGAAGAAGACCCCGGCCATGCGCTGGAGGAGACCCCGCCGAGCGGCGGCGCGGCGGGCAGCACCACGTCCACGGGCAAGAACCGGCGGCGGCGGACTGCCTTCACCAGTGAGCAGCTGCTCGAGCTGGAGAAGGAGTTCCACTGCAAAAAGTACCTCTCGTTGACCGAGCGCTCGCAGATCGCCCACGCCCTCAAACTCAGCGAGGTGCAAGTGAAAATCTGGTTCCAGAACCGCCGGGCCAAGTGGAAACGCGTCAAGGCTGGCAATGCCAATTCCAAGACAGGGGAGCCCTCCAGGAACCCCAAGATCGTCGTCCCCATCCCCGTCCACGTCAGCAGGTTCGCCATCAGAAGTCAGCATCAGCAGCTGGAGCAGGCCCGGCCCTGA